In the genome of Flavobacterium panacagri, one region contains:
- the lysS gene encoding lysine--tRNA ligase, which translates to MALSEQEIIRREKLQNLRNLGINPYPANLFPVNHTSKQIKETFEEGKKVIVAGRLMSVRDQGKACFAELQDSEGRIQLYVNRDVLCEGDDKTLYNQVFKKLTDLGDFIGIEGELFTTQVGAKCIRVNGFTFLSKTLRPLPLPKVDEEGNVHDAFNDAELRYRMRYVDLTVNPQVKETFLKRTKLFTAMREYFNNAGYLEVDTPVLQSIPGGASARPFITHHNSLDIPLYMRIANELYLKRLIVGGFEGVYEFSRNFRNEGMDRTHNPEFTAMEIYVAYKDYNWMMDFAEGLLEHCAIAVNGTSEVTFGEHKINFKAPYARVTMTDSIKHFTGFDISGKTEQELFEAARGMGIEVDETMGKGKLIDEIFGAKCEGNYIQPTFITDYPKEMSPLCKEHRDNPDLTERFELMVCGKEIANAYSELNDPIDQRERFEDQMRLAAKGDDEANGIIDEDFLRALEYGMPPTSGMGIGMDRLIMYLTNNASIQEVLLFPQMRPEKKQAQIELSDEEKFIIDLLTKNENRMDLTQLKITANLSGKKWDASMKNLSKHGLTKVVVDGEFKFVELVG; encoded by the coding sequence ATGGCATTATCAGAACAAGAAATCATCAGAAGAGAAAAACTTCAAAATTTACGCAATCTGGGAATCAATCCTTATCCAGCTAATCTTTTTCCTGTAAATCATACTTCGAAGCAGATAAAGGAAACTTTTGAGGAAGGTAAGAAGGTTATTGTTGCGGGACGTTTGATGAGTGTTCGTGATCAGGGTAAAGCTTGTTTTGCTGAATTACAAGACAGTGAAGGGCGTATTCAATTGTACGTGAATCGTGATGTTTTGTGTGAAGGTGATGATAAAACATTATACAACCAAGTATTCAAAAAACTAACTGATTTAGGTGACTTTATTGGTATTGAAGGTGAATTGTTTACAACTCAGGTTGGTGCAAAATGTATTCGTGTTAACGGTTTTACTTTCTTGAGTAAAACATTGCGTCCGCTTCCCTTACCAAAAGTTGACGAAGAAGGAAATGTACACGATGCTTTTAATGACGCTGAGTTGCGTTACAGAATGCGTTATGTAGATTTAACGGTAAATCCGCAGGTTAAAGAAACTTTCCTTAAGAGAACTAAATTGTTCACTGCAATGAGAGAGTATTTTAACAATGCAGGTTATCTTGAAGTAGACACTCCGGTTTTACAGTCCATTCCTGGTGGTGCTTCGGCAAGACCTTTTATTACGCATCATAACTCGCTTGATATTCCGCTTTATATGCGAATTGCGAATGAGCTATACTTAAAAAGATTGATTGTTGGTGGATTTGAAGGTGTTTATGAGTTCTCTAGAAACTTCCGTAACGAAGGTATGGATAGAACGCATAATCCGGAATTTACTGCAATGGAAATATATGTAGCTTATAAAGACTACAACTGGATGATGGACTTTGCTGAAGGTTTATTGGAGCATTGTGCAATTGCTGTAAATGGCACAAGCGAAGTAACTTTTGGCGAGCACAAAATCAACTTTAAAGCGCCTTATGCACGTGTTACAATGACCGATTCTATCAAACATTTTACTGGTTTTGATATTTCTGGAAAAACAGAACAGGAATTGTTTGAAGCGGCGCGTGGAATGGGAATCGAGGTTGACGAAACAATGGGTAAAGGAAAATTGATTGATGAGATTTTCGGAGCTAAATGTGAAGGAAATTATATTCAGCCAACTTTCATTACAGATTATCCAAAAGAAATGTCGCCGCTTTGTAAAGAGCACCGCGATAATCCAGATTTAACGGAACGTTTTGAATTAATGGTTTGCGGTAAAGAAATTGCAAATGCTTATTCTGAATTAAATGATCCGATTGACCAAAGAGAACGTTTTGAAGATCAAATGCGTTTGGCTGCAAAAGGTGATGATGAAGCAAACGGAATTATCGACGAAGATTTCTTAAGAGCGCTTGAATATGGTATGCCTCCAACGTCTGGAATGGGAATTGGAATGGATCGTTTGATTATGTATTTAACTAATAATGCTTCTATTCAAGAAGTTTTATTATTCCCTCAAATGCGTCCGGAGAAAAAACAAGCTCAGATTGAACTTTCTGATGAAGAAAAATTCATTATTGACTTGCTTACCAAAAATGAAAATAGAATGGATTTAACGCAACTAAAAATCACAGCTAATTTAAGCGGTAAAAAATGGGATGCTTCTATGAAAAATTTATCTAAACACGGTTTAACTAAAGTTGTTGTTGACGGTGAGTTTAAATTTGTGGAATTGGTGGGATAA
- a CDS encoding RagB/SusD family nutrient uptake outer membrane protein yields the protein MKSNYIKHLFLALSFLVLASCSEEFLDKKPTEFIDYEGATKTTDNLMTLLNGIHRSLYVRYESNQNENGLGSLMQQVDIAGDDVVFPVTNGWFLQVYNWNGVANENSQDIRFPYRTYYRIIRNANTIIEATDAAIGTEADKKIVKGQALLYRAFCHYQLVQLFGKRYVNGTTNSQLGVPIILTVGNENFPRSTVEEVYAQINKDLDEANVLLVGYTKPNNSHLNLKVAQGLKARVALTQGNWAIAADYAAKAKTGINLMSTTEYVKGFNDYNNVEWMWGSHINEVQTDYFGNFGAYMSRNYNSTVIRSCPKAINSKLYNLIPTTDVRSTLFDRTGSHTALNLPSTYAKFPFTSQKYLSISTGDSRCDIPYMRVAEMYLIEAEAKARLGQADANTVLFTLVKSRNPAYVLSTNTGQALVNEIWFQRRIELWGEGFRFYDLKRTNSALDRSGANHDSTITGGVINVPATDKRWQWLIPRAEINANPLIVQNEL from the coding sequence ATGAAATCAAATTATATAAAACACCTATTTTTAGCACTATCATTTTTAGTGCTTGCTTCTTGCTCAGAAGAGTTTTTGGATAAAAAACCTACGGAATTTATTGATTATGAAGGAGCTACGAAAACGACTGATAATTTAATGACTCTTTTGAACGGTATTCATAGATCATTATATGTACGATATGAATCTAACCAAAATGAGAATGGATTAGGGAGTTTAATGCAGCAGGTTGATATTGCTGGAGATGATGTTGTTTTTCCAGTAACTAACGGATGGTTTTTACAGGTTTACAACTGGAATGGTGTTGCCAATGAGAACTCTCAGGATATCAGATTTCCATACAGAACTTATTATAGAATCATTAGAAATGCAAATACAATTATTGAAGCTACTGATGCAGCAATAGGTACAGAGGCAGATAAGAAAATTGTAAAAGGACAAGCATTACTTTATAGAGCTTTCTGTCATTATCAATTGGTACAGTTGTTTGGAAAAAGATATGTAAACGGAACGACAAACTCACAGCTTGGTGTGCCAATTATTTTAACAGTTGGTAATGAAAATTTCCCTCGCTCAACAGTTGAAGAAGTTTATGCACAAATTAATAAAGATTTAGATGAGGCTAATGTTTTATTAGTGGGGTATACAAAACCAAATAACTCACATTTAAATTTGAAAGTTGCACAAGGTTTAAAAGCGAGAGTTGCTTTGACTCAAGGGAATTGGGCAATTGCAGCAGATTATGCGGCTAAAGCTAAAACAGGTATCAATTTAATGAGTACTACAGAATATGTTAAAGGATTTAATGACTATAACAATGTAGAATGGATGTGGGGAAGTCACATTAATGAGGTTCAAACAGATTATTTTGGAAATTTTGGAGCTTACATGTCAAGAAATTATAATTCGACAGTTATTCGTTCTTGTCCAAAAGCGATCAACAGTAAACTTTATAATTTGATTCCAACTACTGACGTACGTTCAACTTTGTTTGATAGAACAGGTAGCCATACAGCATTAAATTTACCATCTACATACGCTAAATTTCCTTTTACAAGTCAAAAGTATTTGTCTATAAGTACTGGAGACAGTAGATGTGATATTCCTTATATGCGTGTTGCTGAAATGTACCTTATTGAAGCAGAAGCAAAAGCTAGATTAGGACAGGCAGATGCTAATACAGTTTTATTTACTTTAGTAAAAAGCAGAAACCCTGCATATGTTTTGTCTACTAATACAGGTCAAGCTTTAGTGAATGAAATTTGGTTTCAAAGAAGAATTGAATTATGGGGCGAAGGTTTTAGATTTTACGATTTAAAAAGAACAAATTCTGCTCTTGACAGATCTGGTGCAAATCATGATTCAACAATTACTGGTGGTGTAATCAATGTTCCAGCAACAGACAAAAGATGGCAGTGGCTGATCCCTAGAGCTGAGATCAATGCAAATCCATTAATTGTTCAGAATGAATTATAA
- a CDS encoding ribonuclease HII: MLQHNYSGFILETGTDEAGRGCLAGPVTAAAIILPEDFENTILNDSKQLSEKTRALLKPIIEKEALCFAVTHLFPEEIDEINILNASMKGMQECILKLKHVPEYIIVDGNRSINAKLGLKNTFGKQFSDDEIALLKSIPNQSIIKGDAKFLSIAAASVLAKTYRDEYMDQIHEEFPMYNWKKNKGYPTTEHREAIKKYGTTKHHRMSFRLLPEQLKLEF, translated from the coding sequence ATGTTACAGCATAATTACTCAGGATTTATTCTAGAAACCGGAACAGATGAAGCAGGAAGAGGGTGTCTCGCCGGACCCGTAACCGCCGCCGCCATAATTCTGCCTGAAGATTTTGAGAATACAATTTTAAATGACAGTAAACAGTTATCTGAAAAAACAAGAGCACTTTTAAAGCCGATTATAGAAAAAGAAGCACTATGTTTTGCGGTTACACATTTATTTCCAGAAGAGATTGACGAAATAAACATATTAAATGCTTCAATGAAAGGCATGCAGGAGTGTATTCTAAAACTTAAACATGTTCCAGAGTACATTATTGTAGATGGAAACCGATCTATAAATGCCAAATTGGGACTTAAAAACACTTTTGGAAAACAGTTTTCTGATGATGAAATTGCATTATTAAAATCGATTCCCAATCAAAGTATTATAAAAGGTGATGCAAAATTTCTAAGTATTGCAGCTGCTTCGGTTTTAGCTAAAACGTATCGCGACGAATACATGGATCAAATTCATGAAGAATTTCCCATGTATAATTGGAAAAAAAACAAAGGCTATCCGACTACTGAACATCGTGAAGCAATTAAAAAATATGGTACAACAAAACACCACCGCATGAGTTTCAGGCTTTTACCGGAACAATTAAAATTAGAATTTTAG
- a CDS encoding SusC/RagA family TonB-linked outer membrane protein, which translates to MKLKLHWICTLLIALSIQFSYAQERTVTGVVSGDTGVIPGVNVVVKGTKVSTQTDFDGGFSIKAKTGDVLLFSYVGMDNLSAVVGTSPTLNIKMKDTGKALEEVVIVAYGKAKKSSYTGSAVAIKGEDFANRAVTNVLSTIEGASSGVQIQSASGQPGAAPAIRIRGFSSINGSNTPLYVVDGVPFSGDISNLNSADIESLTVLKDASSTSLYGSKAANGVVIITTKTGKSSKDKFSLNVSQGMSSRLIKEYERVGAFDYYPLEWEAIRNSRPMATQAQIDAANAYASTRVPVVLVTNPFNVPNAQVVGTDGKINPNASLLYPQDLDWLAPLERAGVRQNVDFSYQGKSEKSNYFASIGYVNEEGYMRKSDYERIAARLNLNTSLKEWFKTGINLSGTTTDSNLAVNGVDNTSSFNNPFRSIRYMGPIYPVYDHTSTGDYVYDALGNKVYSTVRGSGASNGRNIVYETLNNTDNTKGTALSARAYAEVKFLKDFKFTFNASLDKSYNNRTYTYNTEIGDGAPTGLIAKEDRIITGVTYNQLLNYDKKIGDHTISVLVGHESFDYERNWLTGTKTGQVSPDNPEFINYATTTDLTSYTRNYGTESYLSRIGYDYKDKYILSGSFRRDGSSKFAKDNRWGNFWSLGGAWVLTRESFLDNIGWLNELKLRASIGEVGNDSHTSNDDLSFYASQPTFSLGYDNGSEGGVVTNAAGATNLQWEKNTQKDIAVEFGLFNNRLRGAVEYYNRNTDGLIFSVPNPLSSGLDNRVENIGSMSNKGFEISLDGVVVKTNNFSWGLNVNASTIKNEITSLPQKEIINGTKKLMVGQSMYDYWLRDWYGVDPTDGYALYVSDPALIVAGDATQRVVNGVNVTTDQNKALYHYADSAIPDLYGSFGTNVDYKGLRLEVLFAYQIGGMMYDSNYAALMHTGNNYGSALSVDALNRWQKPGDITDVPRMDINRNTQSTAASDRWLIGSDYLSLRQVNLSYKMPSELISKLGVDNATLYVNGENLMLFTKRQGLDPSQTFNGTTQNRYTPSRVITLGLNLNF; encoded by the coding sequence ATGAAATTAAAATTACATTGGATTTGTACGCTATTAATAGCGTTATCAATTCAGTTCTCTTACGCTCAAGAGAGGACTGTTACAGGTGTTGTTTCAGGCGACACTGGAGTTATTCCTGGTGTTAATGTTGTCGTTAAAGGCACAAAAGTTAGTACACAGACAGATTTTGATGGAGGTTTCTCTATTAAAGCTAAAACAGGTGATGTACTTCTTTTTTCTTACGTTGGAATGGATAATCTTTCTGCAGTTGTCGGGACATCTCCAACACTTAACATCAAAATGAAAGACACAGGAAAAGCTTTGGAAGAAGTTGTAATTGTGGCTTACGGTAAAGCAAAGAAAAGTTCTTATACAGGTTCAGCTGTAGCAATCAAAGGAGAGGACTTTGCTAATAGAGCTGTAACAAACGTTTTGTCTACAATTGAGGGAGCTTCTTCGGGTGTTCAAATTCAGAGTGCATCAGGACAGCCAGGCGCGGCGCCAGCGATAAGAATACGTGGTTTTAGTTCTATCAATGGATCAAATACGCCATTATATGTAGTAGATGGTGTTCCTTTTTCAGGAGATATCAGCAATTTAAATTCTGCTGATATTGAAAGCTTAACAGTTTTAAAAGATGCTTCATCAACTTCATTATATGGCTCCAAAGCGGCAAATGGTGTTGTAATCATTACTACAAAAACGGGTAAATCTTCAAAAGATAAGTTCTCTTTGAATGTTAGCCAAGGTATGAGTTCAAGACTTATTAAAGAATATGAAAGAGTAGGTGCTTTTGACTATTATCCTTTAGAGTGGGAAGCAATTAGAAACAGCCGTCCAATGGCTACTCAAGCTCAAATTGATGCAGCAAATGCATATGCTTCTACAAGGGTTCCAGTGGTTTTGGTTACGAATCCATTTAATGTTCCAAATGCACAAGTTGTTGGTACTGATGGAAAAATAAACCCTAATGCTAGTTTATTATATCCTCAAGATTTAGACTGGTTGGCTCCACTTGAAAGAGCAGGAGTTCGTCAAAATGTAGATTTTTCTTATCAAGGGAAATCAGAAAAATCGAATTACTTTGCTTCTATTGGTTATGTGAATGAAGAAGGATATATGCGTAAATCGGATTACGAGAGAATAGCAGCGAGATTAAATCTTAATACATCTTTAAAAGAGTGGTTTAAAACAGGAATTAATTTATCTGGAACAACTACAGACTCAAATTTAGCTGTAAATGGTGTTGATAATACAAGTTCTTTTAATAACCCATTTAGATCTATCAGATATATGGGGCCAATATATCCAGTATATGATCACACTTCAACAGGAGATTATGTTTATGATGCTTTAGGAAATAAAGTATACTCAACTGTAAGAGGTAGTGGAGCGTCTAATGGTAGAAATATCGTTTATGAAACGTTAAATAATACGGATAATACAAAAGGTACAGCATTATCTGCTCGTGCATACGCTGAGGTTAAGTTCTTAAAAGATTTTAAATTTACATTTAATGCCTCTTTGGATAAATCGTATAACAATAGGACGTATACTTACAATACAGAAATTGGAGACGGTGCACCTACAGGGTTAATTGCAAAAGAGGATAGAATTATTACAGGTGTTACTTATAACCAGTTATTAAACTATGACAAAAAAATTGGTGATCATACAATCTCTGTTTTAGTTGGTCACGAAAGTTTTGATTATGAAAGAAACTGGCTTACAGGTACAAAAACAGGACAAGTTTCTCCGGATAATCCAGAATTTATTAACTATGCAACTACTACAGATTTAACATCTTATACAAGAAACTATGGTACAGAATCTTATTTGTCAAGAATAGGTTACGACTATAAAGACAAGTATATTCTTTCTGGTTCATTTAGAAGAGATGGTTCTTCAAAATTTGCAAAAGACAATCGTTGGGGTAACTTCTGGTCATTAGGAGGAGCTTGGGTTCTTACTAGAGAAAGTTTCTTAGACAATATTGGTTGGTTAAATGAATTAAAACTAAGAGCTTCGATTGGGGAAGTAGGTAATGATTCTCATACAAGTAATGACGATTTAAGTTTCTACGCTAGCCAGCCTACATTTAGTTTAGGGTATGATAATGGAAGTGAAGGTGGAGTTGTAACAAATGCTGCTGGAGCTACAAATTTACAGTGGGAAAAGAATACTCAGAAAGATATTGCTGTTGAATTTGGATTATTTAACAATAGACTTAGAGGTGCTGTTGAATATTATAATAGAAATACAGATGGCTTGATTTTCTCTGTTCCAAATCCATTATCATCAGGTTTAGATAATAGAGTAGAAAATATTGGATCTATGTCAAACAAAGGTTTTGAAATTTCATTAGATGGAGTTGTTGTTAAAACAAATAATTTCTCTTGGGGATTAAATGTTAATGCTTCTACTATTAAAAATGAGATTACAAGTTTGCCTCAAAAAGAGATTATCAATGGAACTAAAAAATTAATGGTTGGACAATCTATGTATGATTACTGGTTGAGAGATTGGTATGGTGTAGATCCAACAGATGGATACGCTTTGTATGTTTCGGATCCTGCTTTAATTGTTGCGGGTGATGCTACTCAGAGAGTTGTTAATGGAGTTAACGTAACGACAGATCAAAATAAAGCATTATACCACTATGCAGATTCTGCAATTCCTGATTTGTATGGAAGTTTTGGTACTAATGTAGACTACAAAGGTTTAAGATTAGAAGTTTTATTTGCTTATCAAATTGGCGGTATGATGTATGATAGTAATTATGCTGCACTTATGCATACTGGTAACAATTACGGATCTGCTTTAAGTGTTGATGCACTTAACAGATGGCAGAAACCAGGAGATATTACTGATGTTCCAAGAATGGATATCAATAGAAATACACAGTCAACTGCAGCTTCTGACAGATGGTTAATTGGTTCAGACTATTTATCTTTAAGACAAGTTAATTTATCTTACAAGATGCCTTCTGAATTAATCTCAAAATTAGGCGTAGATAATGCTACTTTGTATGTAAACGGTGAAAATTTAATGTTATTCACTAAACGTCAAGGATTAGATCCAAGTCAAACTTTTAATGGAACAACTCAAAATAGATACACTCCTTCTAGAGTTATTACTTTAGGTTTGAACTTAAACTTTTAA
- the lipB gene encoding lipoyl(octanoyl) transferase LipB produces MNKKIQLQDLGNKDYKSTWEYQEELFKDIVDLKIKNRREELDLPTPNYLLFVEHPHVYTLGKSGDFENLLLNEKQLEAKGATFYKINRGGDITYHGPGQIVGYPILDLENFFTDIHKYLRLLEESMILTLAEYGLESGRSEGETGVWLGVGTPFARKICAMGVRASRWVTMHGFALNVNVDLGYFDNIIPCGIRGKGVTSLNVELGVEKVDEEEVKSKIIKHFTALFEAEFVS; encoded by the coding sequence ATGAACAAAAAAATCCAACTTCAGGATCTGGGCAATAAAGACTATAAATCGACCTGGGAATATCAAGAAGAACTTTTCAAAGACATAGTCGATTTAAAAATCAAAAACAGAAGGGAAGAACTTGATCTGCCGACGCCAAATTATTTATTATTTGTAGAGCATCCGCATGTTTATACTTTGGGTAAAAGCGGCGATTTTGAGAATTTATTATTAAACGAAAAACAACTAGAAGCCAAAGGAGCGACTTTCTATAAAATTAACCGTGGTGGCGATATAACGTATCACGGGCCGGGACAAATTGTAGGTTATCCTATTCTTGATTTAGAAAACTTCTTTACTGATATTCATAAATACTTACGTCTATTGGAGGAATCTATGATTCTTACTTTGGCAGAATACGGCTTAGAATCGGGGAGAAGTGAAGGCGAGACAGGAGTTTGGCTTGGTGTGGGAACTCCGTTTGCACGTAAAATATGTGCTATGGGTGTTCGTGCTTCGCGTTGGGTAACCATGCACGGATTTGCTTTAAACGTAAATGTCGATTTGGGATATTTTGATAATATTATTCCATGTGGTATTCGAGGAAAAGGAGTAACTTCTTTAAACGTCGAACTTGGAGTAGAAAAGGTAGATGAGGAAGAAGTAAAATCGAAAATCATCAAACATTTTACAGCATTATTTGAAGCTGAGTTTGTAAGCTAA
- a CDS encoding putative porin, whose amino-acid sequence MRIFIFLYLLVVPTLLFSQVKPAPKNNLDMNTEYSSITDTVKKKKAKIATIDQYKIVTLEHDTIYVDTSLTLKSAYKQNHLRKDLFGYQEFSNIGQPLNTLQYSLTSFSPYPEIGFSGKHFNYIQADQVRYYSAATPLTELFFNTTINKGQNVDSFITLNVSKNLNFSIAYRGLRSEGDYINQLVSAGNFRFTTSYATTSRRYAINAHYTFQDIMNEENGGITNDNNFESDNKDYKNRQRLQVYLTDAESMLKGRRIFFDHAFRVNPTEGNNNLYVTHQLNYENKSYEYKQPTVLSTVTDDNNVSTRIERFGDSYASSNINDKTRYERLYNKVGLAYENSLLGKFNFFVDDYRSNYEYEKIIIRTDSTAVPGNLFVHINNVGGQYEYQKNKWNGRFLYSRSITNQSLSDLDAKLRYDLNDDIKFDFRYRNINKLPNNNYNLYQSSWVSYNWSNSFKNEKINSLSAEIKTPWLTGQVQYTVLKDHLYFSDTLRTANVQIVTPLQYANTINYLEIKASREFKFGPFALDNTLLYQKVDQSDLVLNVPDFVTRNTFYYSGYFFKKALYMQTGLVFNYLTKYYGDDYNPVIAEFFVQQDKKIGGFATFDFFINARIRQTRFYLKAEHFNAAFTQSNYYATPNNPYRDFVLRFGLVWNFFQ is encoded by the coding sequence ATGAGAATATTCATTTTTCTATATCTATTAGTTGTACCAACTTTATTGTTTTCTCAAGTAAAACCAGCTCCTAAAAATAATTTAGATATGAATACGGAATACTCAAGTATAACGGATACCGTAAAAAAGAAAAAAGCTAAAATTGCAACTATAGACCAATATAAGATTGTAACACTGGAGCACGATACTATTTATGTTGATACTTCGCTGACGCTTAAAAGTGCTTATAAGCAAAATCATCTCAGAAAAGATCTTTTTGGTTATCAGGAATTTTCCAATATCGGCCAGCCTTTAAATACGTTACAATATAGTTTGACTAGTTTTTCTCCATATCCCGAAATTGGTTTTAGCGGAAAACATTTTAATTACATACAGGCAGATCAAGTTCGATATTATTCTGCCGCAACGCCTTTGACAGAGTTGTTTTTTAATACAACAATTAATAAAGGTCAAAATGTAGATTCTTTTATCACGTTGAACGTTTCTAAAAATCTGAATTTTTCAATTGCCTATAGAGGTTTAAGATCTGAAGGAGATTATATTAATCAGTTGGTTAGTGCAGGAAACTTTAGATTCACCACTAGTTATGCTACTACAAGCAGACGGTATGCCATAAACGCTCATTATACTTTTCAAGATATAATGAATGAGGAAAACGGAGGTATTACAAATGATAATAATTTTGAAAGCGATAATAAAGATTATAAAAATAGACAAAGATTGCAAGTCTATTTAACTGATGCAGAATCGATGTTAAAGGGAAGAAGAATCTTTTTTGATCATGCTTTTAGAGTAAATCCAACTGAAGGAAATAACAATCTATATGTAACTCATCAACTTAATTATGAGAATAAAAGTTACGAGTATAAACAGCCAACAGTGCTTTCTACGGTTACAGATGATAATAATGTTAGTACTAGGATTGAGCGTTTTGGAGACTCCTATGCGTCAAGCAATATAAACGATAAGACAAGGTACGAAAGACTTTATAATAAAGTAGGACTTGCTTATGAAAATTCGCTTCTAGGGAAATTTAACTTTTTTGTAGATGATTATAGATCAAACTATGAGTATGAAAAAATAATTATTCGCACCGACAGTACTGCTGTACCAGGGAATTTGTTTGTACACATTAATAATGTAGGAGGACAATATGAATACCAAAAAAACAAATGGAATGGCAGGTTCTTGTATTCTAGATCAATTACAAACCAGTCACTTTCAGATTTAGATGCAAAGCTGCGTTACGATTTAAATGATGATATTAAATTTGATTTTAGATATCGTAACATTAATAAACTGCCAAATAATAATTATAATTTGTATCAAAGTAGTTGGGTATCTTATAATTGGTCGAATAGTTTTAAAAACGAAAAAATCAATTCTCTTAGTGCAGAAATTAAAACACCTTGGTTGACAGGACAAGTTCAATATACAGTTCTTAAAGATCATTTGTATTTTTCAGACACATTGAGAACGGCTAATGTTCAAATTGTTACGCCATTACAGTATGCAAATACGATTAATTATTTAGAAATAAAAGCAAGCCGAGAATTTAAATTTGGGCCATTTGCATTAGACAATACACTTTTATATCAAAAAGTAGATCAGTCTGATTTGGTATTAAATGTTCCTGACTTTGTAACAAGAAACACGTTCTATTATTCAGGTTACTTTTTTAAGAAAGCATTATATATGCAGACGGGACTTGTATTCAATTATCTTACTAAATATTACGGGGATGATTATAACCCTGTTATTGCTGAATTCTTTGTGCAGCAGGATAAAAAAATTGGTGGTTTTGCAACATTTGATTTCTTTATTAATGCCCGAATTCGTCAGACTAGATTTTATTTAAAAGCAGAGCATTTTAATGCTGCTTTTACACAAAGTAATTATTATGCAACGCCTAATAATCCTTATCGTGATTTTGTATTGCGTTTTGGTTTAGTTTGGAATTTCTTCCAATAA